The following proteins are co-located in the Plasmodium brasilianum strain Bolivian I chromosome 11, whole genome shotgun sequence genome:
- a CDS encoding PIR protein, whose product MKTEEENDLVDVSKELSKNEKFDKINDDIIEVFCVNILNKLDNLEKDYIKNNNHDFCESCIFYSDGMFDEWREEKYLYYYFKKYKDIKNKQSVSGEKKKYCKYHAKIKSLYKRHIKQCCTYLMVLKNNENMCHKYFNCEEAGYWKTIIEDLIIDRDIMKGEYSLKGTLRNLIYDPFYKGITFGFVVITLRGKNKNKDNFLETSESIVRFYKAKHKKTNWEDNEIPLSYYSV is encoded by the exons ATGAAGACTGAAGAGGAAAATGATTTG GTAGATGTATCAAAAGAATTatctaaaaatgaaaaatttgataaaattaatgacGATATT ATTGAAGTATTTTGtgtgaatattttaaataaattagataATCTTGAAAaggattatataaaaaataataaccaTGATTTTT gtgaaagttgtatattttattcggATGGTATGTTTGATGAATGGAGAGAAGAAAAGTATTTgtactattattttaaaaaatataaagatattaAGAATAAACAAAGTGTAAgcggagaaaaaaaaaagtattgcAAATATCATGCAAAGATAAAAAGTTTATACAAAAGGCACATAAAGCAATGCTGTACTTATTTGATGGTACTGAAAAATAACGAAAACATGtgtcataaatattttaattgtgaAGAAGC TGGATATTGGAAAACAATAATTGAAGATTTAATTATTGATCGTGATATAATGAAAGGTGAATACTCTTTAAAAGGAACACTTagaaatttaatatatgatcCTTTCTACAAAGGAATAACTTTTGGATTTGTAGTT aTTACTCTCcgtggaaaaaataaaaataaagataattttttggaAACATCCGAAAGCATAGTAAGATTTTATAAAgcaaaacacaaaaaaacaaattggGAAGACAATGAAATTCCTTTATCTTATTATTCTGTGTGA